One Chryseobacterium wanjuense genomic region harbors:
- a CDS encoding CocE/NonD family hydrolase → MKIHFSILFIVFFIFGNSQNNQQPTDTFVKDNFTKKEFYIPMRDGTKLFTIAYIPKDISKKNKYPFLMQRTCYSIAPYGENEYRTKLGPNQYLMKDKYIFVFQDVRGRYMSEGTFTNMTPQVDRKTKKDVDESTDTYDTIDWLLKNIKDNNGKVGQYGTSYPGFYTAAGILAQHPALVASSPQAPISDFWNDDFLHNGRFMLGYFRTFPVFGVQKTKPENKAWYTDSMIKTTSEDGLKFYRDMGTLKDGYEKYYKDNFFMTEIMNHPNYDEYWQKRSLLPHLKNVNHAVMTVGGWFDAEDLSGPLNIYKTIEKTSPKAKNTIVMGPFSHGAWAQEQGKHFHNQIYFGDSIATYYQKNIETKFFNHYLKGNTKQDAGLPEALMYDTGAKQWREFATYPPKEGQKVNFYLSNGTLKNTAGQGFSEYYSDPDNPVLSSDNLKDFNGFTPKNYMSEDQRFAEGRPDVLTFTTDVLTEDMTFAGEIMAKLNIASTSTDADFAVKLIDIYPEDFKPAEKKEGVIYGNYHQMVRSEIMPARFRNSREKAEALVPNQKTAVNFRLQDVVHTFKKGHKIQIQISSTWFPLFAINPQKFLDNPNFATKEDYTKAFIKVFDDSAIEIEVLK, encoded by the coding sequence ATGAAGATTCACTTTTCAATTTTATTCATTGTCTTTTTCATTTTTGGAAATTCACAGAATAATCAGCAGCCAACCGATACTTTTGTAAAGGATAATTTCACAAAGAAAGAATTTTATATCCCGATGCGTGATGGGACAAAGCTTTTTACGATTGCTTACATTCCGAAAGATATTTCCAAGAAAAACAAGTACCCTTTTTTAATGCAGAGAACCTGCTACAGCATTGCTCCTTACGGTGAAAATGAGTACAGAACCAAGCTTGGGCCGAACCAGTATCTAATGAAAGACAAATATATTTTTGTATTTCAGGACGTTCGCGGAAGGTATATGAGTGAGGGCACTTTCACCAACATGACTCCACAAGTTGATCGTAAAACAAAAAAAGATGTGGACGAAAGCACAGATACTTATGACACGATCGATTGGCTTCTGAAAAACATTAAAGACAACAACGGAAAAGTAGGACAATACGGAACTTCATATCCCGGATTTTATACTGCTGCAGGTATCTTAGCGCAGCATCCGGCTTTGGTGGCATCTTCTCCACAAGCTCCGATTTCAGATTTCTGGAATGATGATTTTCTTCACAACGGAAGATTCATGCTGGGCTATTTCAGAACTTTCCCGGTTTTCGGGGTTCAGAAAACGAAACCTGAAAATAAAGCATGGTACACCGATTCTATGATTAAAACAACTTCAGAAGACGGTTTGAAATTCTACAGAGACATGGGAACATTGAAAGACGGTTATGAAAAATATTATAAGGATAACTTCTTTATGACGGAAATTATGAACCACCCCAATTACGATGAATATTGGCAAAAAAGAAGCCTTCTTCCTCATCTGAAAAACGTAAACCATGCGGTAATGACTGTCGGTGGCTGGTTTGATGCCGAAGATCTTTCAGGGCCATTAAATATTTATAAAACAATCGAAAAAACAAGTCCGAAAGCCAAAAACACCATCGTGATGGGACCTTTCTCACACGGAGCTTGGGCTCAGGAACAAGGAAAACATTTCCATAATCAGATTTATTTCGGTGACAGCATTGCAACGTATTACCAGAAAAATATTGAAACGAAATTTTTTAACCATTATTTAAAAGGGAATACAAAACAAGATGCCGGACTTCCGGAAGCCTTGATGTATGACACCGGAGCAAAACAATGGCGGGAATTTGCAACCTATCCTCCGAAAGAGGGACAAAAAGTGAATTTCTATTTATCCAACGGTACATTGAAAAACACCGCAGGACAGGGCTTTTCAGAATATTACAGCGACCCGGACAATCCGGTTTTAAGTTCTGATAACTTGAAAGATTTTAATGGTTTTACCCCTAAAAATTATATGTCGGAAGACCAAAGATTTGCAGAAGGCAGACCTGATGTTTTGACGTTTACAACAGATGTTTTGACCGAAGATATGACGTTTGCAGGAGAGATTATGGCGAAATTAAATATCGCTTCCACTTCTACAGATGCAGATTTTGCAGTAAAATTGATTGACATTTATCCTGAAGATTTTAAACCTGCTGAGAAAAAAGAAGGTGTCATTTATGGAAACTATCATCAGATGGTAAGAAGTGAAATTATGCCTGCAAGATTCAGAAATTCGAGAGAAAAAGCGGAAGCTCTGGTTCCGAATCAGAAAACGGCAGTGAATTTCAGATTGCAGGATGTTGTTCATACTTTTAAAAAAGGACATAAAATCCAGATACAGATTTCTTCAACTTGGTTTCCGCTATTTGCGATCAATCCACAGAAATTCTTAGACAATCCGAATTTTGCAACGAAAGAAGATTACACGAAGGCATTTATCAAGGTTTTTGATGACAGTGCGATTGAAATTGAAGTTTTGAAATAA
- a CDS encoding TonB-dependent receptor, with protein MKKILWLLFVFFNFLILNGQKFSISGKVADFEKKPVENATVYLLKQKDSSVINYTPTNKEGKFSLKINELNEPSILKIDAEKLIPYSKKFDKIDQSITLENIELDKSQVTDIEEVKITVSPIKIKKDTIEFNANAIKVRPDSNIEELLKNISGVEIDNDGKITMNGKVVDQIMLNGKPFFDKDGKIALKNIPADIIKNIQFTTTKTKEEELSGKTPKSENTTINFTIDEKKNQGFLSRITAGYGSDKRYEGNGFLSYFKNKTKISLVASSNNVNSQGVSSDDGFDSMGKNSRNTGGNNIKGIQKSTTIGINYSDKLSNEVELDALGMTWTNNNLETASKVSRTTFLPDYALKTNSENQAENENEQYNFNSSVKIKPDTLSTIYFSPSFLQSKSTNFRTSKSVTYRDNDLLNTSESTNSSQSENNSFSPNLHYSRRFKKKGRTLYASLNTSISENKNNNLVKSKTLFFENGIEDEDKKDIRDQLSKTLRQNNNYSFNAKYSEPVSDSANISFGLNYNAKNARNSRIVNDFNENTGQYSDYNIILSNSSEEKNNQLSPGITFELNKKKMNMWASVNVDLTDLKYNSIFNGQHYELDRNFALPDYNTGLQFRLSQNSRLSIYNSASFTIPASERMIPYVDESNPLITYKGNPDLKNAWSNRTSFYFNNFNVLKNINYNINFGFTYNNNDTTNFSYYDESGKQFVTYTNISGNKSANIGGGFSKTFKWGDNRLIINPKTSLNYSYNRGFINGQQFTGNSYTFTPGINLTYDKKDKIIIKPSYNVNYSFSNYENYSIESIKNTYQTFRLELTNYYLKTNLLFANDFEYNTSSNIAPGFKRDFYYWNTSVGYSFYNKQFTAKVKVYDVLNQNQSVKRTIAASYVEDREDLILKRYVMFSLTMKLNKFAGRKM; from the coding sequence ATGAAGAAAATTTTATGGTTGCTATTCGTTTTTTTCAACTTTCTAATTCTGAATGGACAAAAATTCAGTATCAGTGGAAAAGTTGCTGACTTTGAAAAAAAACCTGTAGAAAATGCAACTGTTTATTTATTAAAACAAAAAGACTCTTCTGTCATTAATTATACTCCTACCAACAAAGAAGGAAAATTTTCATTAAAAATAAATGAACTCAACGAACCTTCCATTTTAAAAATCGATGCGGAGAAATTAATTCCTTATTCTAAAAAATTTGATAAAATAGATCAATCCATTACACTAGAAAATATTGAGCTTGATAAAAGCCAGGTTACCGATATTGAAGAAGTAAAAATTACTGTTTCTCCCATTAAAATCAAAAAAGATACGATTGAATTCAATGCCAATGCGATTAAAGTTCGCCCCGACAGCAATATCGAAGAATTATTAAAGAACATCAGCGGAGTCGAGATCGACAACGACGGAAAAATCACAATGAACGGAAAGGTAGTCGACCAAATCATGCTTAACGGCAAGCCTTTCTTCGACAAAGACGGAAAAATCGCGTTGAAAAATATTCCGGCGGATATCATTAAAAATATCCAGTTTACCACGACAAAAACCAAAGAAGAAGAACTGAGCGGGAAAACTCCGAAATCTGAAAATACAACAATTAATTTCACCATCGACGAAAAGAAAAACCAGGGATTTCTTTCCAGAATTACCGCGGGTTATGGTTCAGACAAACGTTATGAAGGGAACGGATTTTTGAGTTATTTTAAAAACAAAACCAAAATAAGTCTGGTGGCTTCATCCAACAACGTCAATTCACAGGGCGTCTCTTCTGATGACGGTTTTGACAGTATGGGAAAAAATTCCAGAAATACGGGAGGAAACAATATAAAAGGAATCCAGAAATCAACAACGATAGGCATCAATTACAGTGATAAACTCAGCAATGAAGTAGAACTTGATGCATTGGGAATGACCTGGACCAACAACAATCTTGAAACTGCATCTAAAGTTTCGAGAACCACTTTCCTTCCCGATTATGCATTAAAAACCAACTCGGAAAACCAGGCAGAAAACGAAAACGAGCAGTACAATTTCAACTCATCCGTGAAAATAAAACCGGATACTTTAAGCACTATTTATTTTTCGCCTTCCTTTTTACAATCAAAATCAACAAATTTCAGAACTTCAAAATCGGTAACGTACAGAGATAATGACCTTCTGAACACAAGCGAATCCACTAACAGTTCTCAATCTGAAAACAACTCCTTCAGCCCCAATCTTCATTATTCAAGAAGATTTAAAAAGAAAGGACGAACGTTGTATGCAAGCTTAAATACCTCAATTTCAGAAAATAAAAACAATAATCTTGTGAAATCCAAGACCTTATTTTTCGAAAACGGAATTGAAGATGAAGATAAAAAAGACATCCGCGATCAGCTGAGCAAAACCCTGAGGCAAAACAACAATTATTCTTTTAATGCGAAATATTCTGAACCCGTTTCAGATTCGGCGAATATAAGTTTTGGATTAAATTATAACGCAAAAAACGCACGAAATTCAAGAATCGTAAATGATTTTAATGAAAATACCGGACAATATTCAGACTACAATATAATATTATCAAACAGTTCAGAAGAAAAAAACAACCAGCTTTCACCGGGAATCACTTTTGAGCTCAACAAAAAGAAGATGAATATGTGGGCTTCCGTGAATGTCGATCTTACCGATTTGAAATACAATTCCATTTTCAACGGTCAGCACTATGAGCTGGATAGAAATTTTGCGCTTCCAGATTACAATACTGGTTTGCAATTCCGCCTTTCCCAGAATTCCAGACTGAGTATTTACAATTCGGCAAGTTTTACGATTCCTGCATCAGAGCGAATGATTCCGTATGTTGATGAGTCCAATCCTTTGATCACTTATAAAGGAAACCCCGACCTGAAAAATGCGTGGAGCAACAGGACGAGTTTTTATTTTAACAATTTTAATGTTCTGAAAAACATCAATTATAATATCAATTTTGGTTTTACCTATAACAACAATGACACGACCAATTTTTCTTATTATGACGAGTCCGGAAAACAATTTGTAACCTACACCAACATCAGCGGGAATAAAAGTGCGAATATCGGAGGCGGCTTCAGTAAAACGTTCAAATGGGGAGACAACAGATTGATTATTAATCCAAAAACAAGCTTAAATTACTCATACAATCGCGGATTCATAAACGGACAGCAATTTACAGGAAATTCTTACACCTTCACTCCGGGAATAAATCTCACTTATGACAAAAAGGATAAAATCATCATAAAACCTTCTTATAATGTAAATTATTCTTTTTCAAATTATGAAAATTACAGCATAGAAAGCATAAAAAATACATATCAGACTTTCAGACTTGAGTTGACAAATTATTACCTGAAAACCAATTTACTCTTCGCCAACGATTTTGAATATAACACAAGTTCGAACATTGCTCCCGGCTTCAAAAGAGATTTTTACTATTGGAATACCAGTGTAGGATATTCGTTTTACAACAAACAATTCACGGCAAAAGTGAAAGTTTATGATGTTTTAAACCAAAATCAAAGTGTGAAAAGAACCATCGCCGCATCTTATGTAGAAGACCGAGAAGACTTGATTCTGAAAAGATACGTTATGTTTTCTCTGACTATGAAGCTGAATAAGTTTGCGGGTAGGAAAATGTGA
- a CDS encoding SH3 domain-containing protein, with product MSTLQDKYSSVVSAAQSAGISNLQVQEQDGILYVSGQASNTAAKDAVWNALGAIDSTYSASDINIDVQVAGLAAGASLTVATDESNLNIRQEPSTEAAVVGKASKGSSVTLIEQTSDDWWKVKTADGQEGYAYSRYLKA from the coding sequence ATGAGTACATTACAAGATAAATATTCAAGCGTGGTTTCTGCTGCACAATCTGCAGGAATTTCTAATCTTCAGGTTCAGGAACAAGACGGAATCCTTTATGTTTCGGGACAAGCTTCCAATACGGCGGCTAAAGACGCAGTTTGGAATGCTTTAGGAGCAATCGATTCTACGTATTCTGCTTCAGACATCAACATCGATGTACAGGTGGCAGGCCTTGCTGCAGGAGCTTCTCTTACAGTGGCAACAGATGAATCAAACTTAAATATCAGACAAGAGCCTTCTACAGAGGCAGCTGTTGTGGGTAAAGCTTCAAAAGGATCTTCTGTAACGCTTATCGAGCAAACTTCCGACGACTGGTGGAAAGTAAAAACTGCCGATGGACAGGAAGGTTATGCTTATTCAAGATATTTGAAAGCTTAA
- a CDS encoding BON domain-containing protein, whose translation MKKTIAMAALAVAVSFGAISCKKKVSDTNLQTQATTVVTSNPNASVEVKDGVAHLSGTFESQEAKDAMIKQLKAIHGVKDVMDMSTVAPAAPAAAPVETQSAVDPAVQQKVQDAVKDFPSVKVEVVNGELTLTGNVSAADARKIKESVDALKVGKVNYNYTVK comes from the coding sequence ATGAAAAAAACTATCGCAATGGCTGCATTGGCTGTAGCTGTATCTTTCGGGGCGATTTCTTGTAAAAAGAAAGTTTCTGATACCAATCTTCAAACTCAGGCTACAACCGTAGTGACATCTAACCCGAATGCTTCTGTGGAAGTAAAAGATGGTGTTGCTCACCTAAGCGGGACGTTCGAAAGCCAGGAGGCTAAAGACGCTATGATCAAACAATTAAAAGCTATTCATGGAGTAAAAGACGTAATGGATATGTCTACTGTAGCTCCTGCTGCACCAGCTGCTGCGCCGGTTGAAACTCAATCTGCCGTAGATCCTGCCGTGCAACAAAAAGTACAGGATGCCGTGAAGGATTTCCCTTCTGTAAAAGTAGAAGTGGTAAACGGCGAATTGACGCTTACAGGAAATGTTTCTGCTGCTGATGCTAGAAAAATCAAAGAATCTGTAGATGCTTTGAAAGTTGGAAAAGTAAATTATAACTACACTGTAAAATAA
- a CDS encoding dicarboxylate/amino acid:cation symporter yields the protein MKGQNKLFIAIVIALILGVGIGGFVHVQYPESAEPFSKNIKLLGTVFIRLVQMIIAPLVFTTLVVGIAKMSDIKMIGRVGTKAMLWFISASLISLFIGLILVNWLEPGHVTKLPIQDAASAEDLLKSSKGFSMEDFVKHVIPKSIFEAFATNEVLQIVVFSIMFGVALANLGEEYSQPVIKLFDIIAHGILKMVGYIMWFAPFGVLGAIAAVVATNGFEIFKVYAIYLRDFFFALAILWLVLLLVGYLILGNRLFELLRRIKEPLLIAFSTTSSEAVFPKLVEELERFGCNNRVVSFILPLGYSFNLDGSMMYMTFASIFIAQIYGIEMSIGQQITMLLVLMLTSKGIAGVPRASLVIIVATCSMFGIPPEGIALILPIDHFCDMGRSMTNVLGNALATSAVSKWEGQLENHGGKM from the coding sequence ATGAAAGGACAAAATAAACTGTTTATAGCAATTGTCATTGCGCTTATCTTAGGAGTCGGAATCGGCGGATTTGTACATGTACAGTATCCGGAAAGTGCAGAACCTTTTTCTAAAAATATTAAGCTCTTGGGTACTGTTTTCATCCGTTTGGTACAGATGATCATTGCGCCGCTTGTTTTCACCACTCTGGTAGTCGGGATTGCAAAAATGAGTGACATCAAAATGATCGGAAGAGTAGGAACAAAGGCTATGTTATGGTTTATTTCTGCGTCTTTAATCTCGCTTTTTATAGGATTAATACTGGTCAACTGGCTTGAGCCGGGACACGTAACAAAACTACCGATTCAGGATGCAGCGTCTGCCGAAGACTTGCTGAAAAGCAGCAAAGGTTTTTCTATGGAAGATTTTGTAAAACACGTAATTCCTAAAAGTATTTTTGAAGCTTTTGCAACGAATGAAGTGCTGCAGATCGTGGTTTTTTCTATTATGTTCGGGGTCGCTTTGGCGAATTTAGGCGAAGAATATTCACAACCGGTGATCAAATTATTTGATATTATCGCACACGGAATTTTAAAAATGGTAGGCTATATCATGTGGTTTGCACCGTTTGGCGTATTGGGAGCTATTGCAGCTGTGGTAGCTACGAATGGTTTTGAGATTTTTAAAGTCTATGCAATATATTTAAGGGATTTCTTCTTTGCATTGGCCATTCTTTGGCTGGTACTTTTATTGGTAGGATATTTAATTTTAGGGAACCGACTTTTCGAATTATTGAGAAGAATCAAAGAACCTTTACTGATCGCCTTTTCAACGACAAGTTCAGAGGCAGTGTTCCCGAAATTGGTGGAAGAGCTGGAAAGATTCGGATGTAATAACAGAGTAGTGTCTTTTATTTTGCCATTAGGATATTCTTTCAATCTGGATGGAAGTATGATGTACATGACGTTTGCATCAATTTTCATCGCTCAGATCTACGGAATTGAAATGTCAATCGGACAGCAGATTACCATGCTTTTGGTATTAATGCTTACTTCAAAAGGGATTGCCGGGGTTCCGAGAGCTTCTTTGGTAATTATCGTGGCAACGTGTTCCATGTTCGGAATACCGCCGGAAGGAATTGCTTTAATTTTACCGATCGACCATTTCTGCGACATGGGTAGAAGTATGACGAATGTTCTTGGAAATGCTTTGGCAACTTCAGCCGTTTCGAAATGGGAAGGGCAGTTGGAGAATCATGGCGGAAAGATGTAA
- a CDS encoding GH92 family glycosyl hydrolase gives MKKILVLLLGIIAHNLFSQNYSQYVNPFIGTGGHGHTFPGAIVPFGMVQLSPDTRIDGSWDGCSGYHYSDSVIYGFSHTHLNGTGVSDYGDIMLMPTMGNPSLDNKEYSSKFSHKNEKASAGFYSVKLDKNNIDVRLTTTKRVGYHEYTFNNAGNANIILDLNHRDKLLEGEVRIIDDKTIEVFRRSEAWATNQYIYARIEFSKPMLESKVQQESEPLRGTTQPGNFYHGTQVKIAFSNKVKKGEKILVKVSISPTGYEGAGKNMLAEGKSNDFEAIRKQAVADWDKELSKIEVKSSDKDKLTVFYTAMYHVFTQPNINMDVDGKYRGRDNKFYMAKDFGYYSVFSLWDTFRGAHPLMSLIDRKRTADFINTFIKQYEQGGKLPVWELASNETECMIGYHAVSVIADAMAKGITGFDYEKAFEASKNSAMLDIFGLNAYKQNNYIAIDDEHESVSKTVEYAYDDWCIAQMAKILGKKEDYQYFMKRSQNWKNLYNPKNGFMQPRKNGNWYEPFEPREVNNNYTEGNSWHYSYSVQQDIPGLIAAHGGKEKFEQFIDAIFAAPDKTTGREQVDITGLIGQYAQGNEPSHHIVYLYNYVDKPEKTNAKIKYILDNDYKNAPDGLIGNEDCGQMSAWYILSSMGIYSVTPGLPEWQTTTPYFDEIKIHLEDGTTRTITKNTGKAELRKLGFENVKEFKDYKYEELTATPVIAADRIFDLNTKVTITPLNPNDKIYYMTLDEGDANVRKTFTAYKGPFTITKTTQVSAYAERNGEKSSIVTANFNRRPNNWAITVNSTANPQYTAGGNLALIDGINGNINWRKGEWLGYQGQNFEAIIDMKSPQQITKLSSTYLQDSKAWVLMPKKVEYYASNNGKDYILLKTVDNTVDPKDETIQIKDFSADILPTEARYVKVKAYFFGKLPEWHLGAGGDAYIFVDEISIK, from the coding sequence ATGAAAAAAATATTGGTCCTTCTTTTAGGAATTATTGCTCATAATTTATTTTCACAGAATTATTCGCAATATGTAAATCCTTTTATTGGAACCGGCGGTCACGGACACACATTTCCGGGCGCTATTGTTCCTTTCGGAATGGTACAGCTTTCACCGGACACAAGAATCGATGGAAGTTGGGATGGCTGCAGCGGCTATCATTATTCAGATTCGGTGATTTACGGTTTTTCTCATACCCACCTCAACGGAACGGGTGTTTCAGATTACGGGGATATTATGCTGATGCCTACAATGGGCAATCCAAGCTTGGATAATAAAGAATATTCATCAAAATTTTCGCATAAAAATGAAAAAGCTTCGGCAGGTTTTTATTCCGTAAAATTAGATAAAAATAATATCGACGTTCGTCTGACCACGACAAAAAGAGTCGGCTATCACGAATATACTTTTAATAATGCCGGAAATGCAAACATTATTTTAGACTTAAACCACAGAGATAAATTGCTGGAAGGTGAAGTAAGAATTATTGATGATAAAACCATCGAAGTTTTTCGTAGAAGTGAAGCCTGGGCAACCAATCAATATATTTACGCAAGAATTGAGTTTTCAAAACCAATGCTTGAATCAAAAGTACAACAAGAGAGTGAACCACTAAGAGGTACTACACAACCAGGGAATTTTTATCATGGAACTCAAGTAAAAATTGCTTTTTCCAATAAAGTTAAAAAAGGAGAAAAAATTCTTGTAAAAGTTTCAATTTCTCCGACAGGATACGAAGGTGCCGGAAAAAATATGCTGGCTGAAGGTAAGTCTAATGATTTTGAAGCCATCAGAAAACAGGCTGTTGCAGATTGGGACAAAGAATTATCAAAAATTGAAGTTAAATCTTCCGATAAAGATAAACTGACAGTTTTCTACACTGCAATGTATCACGTTTTCACGCAACCGAACATCAATATGGATGTTGACGGCAAGTACAGAGGTCGTGACAATAAATTTTACATGGCTAAAGATTTCGGTTATTACTCGGTTTTCTCACTTTGGGATACTTTCAGGGGAGCACATCCTTTGATGAGCTTAATTGACAGAAAAAGAACCGCCGATTTCATTAATACTTTCATTAAACAATACGAACAAGGCGGAAAATTGCCGGTTTGGGAACTCGCTTCCAACGAAACTGAATGTATGATCGGCTACCATGCAGTTTCTGTCATTGCAGATGCGATGGCAAAAGGAATCACCGGTTTTGATTATGAAAAAGCTTTTGAAGCATCGAAAAACTCTGCCATGTTGGATATTTTCGGTTTAAATGCTTACAAACAAAATAATTATATCGCTATTGATGACGAGCACGAAAGTGTTTCAAAAACAGTAGAATATGCTTACGACGACTGGTGTATCGCTCAGATGGCTAAAATTTTAGGCAAGAAAGAAGATTATCAGTATTTCATGAAGCGTTCACAGAACTGGAAAAATCTTTACAATCCAAAGAACGGCTTCATGCAGCCAAGAAAAAACGGAAACTGGTATGAACCTTTTGAGCCGAGAGAAGTTAACAACAATTACACAGAAGGAAATTCGTGGCATTACTCCTACTCTGTTCAGCAGGATATTCCGGGGCTGATTGCAGCTCATGGCGGAAAAGAAAAATTTGAACAGTTTATCGATGCTATTTTTGCCGCTCCGGACAAAACTACAGGTAGAGAACAGGTGGATATCACCGGTTTGATCGGGCAATACGCTCAGGGAAATGAGCCGAGCCACCATATTGTTTATTTATACAATTATGTTGACAAACCTGAAAAAACCAACGCCAAAATCAAGTACATCCTTGATAATGATTACAAAAACGCTCCAGACGGACTGATCGGAAATGAAGACTGTGGGCAAATGAGTGCTTGGTATATTTTAAGCTCCATGGGAATTTATTCTGTAACTCCGGGACTTCCTGAATGGCAGACGACCACTCCTTATTTTGATGAAATTAAAATTCACCTGGAAGACGGAACGACAAGAACCATCACTAAAAATACAGGAAAAGCCGAGCTTAGAAAGTTAGGTTTTGAAAATGTAAAGGAATTTAAAGATTATAAATACGAAGAATTAACAGCCACTCCGGTGATTGCTGCCGACAGAATATTTGATTTAAATACCAAAGTGACGATCACTCCTTTGAATCCAAATGATAAAATTTATTATATGACGTTGGATGAAGGGGATGCTAATGTGAGAAAGACCTTCACGGCTTATAAAGGGCCATTCACCATTACAAAAACAACTCAGGTTTCTGCGTATGCTGAAAGAAATGGTGAGAAAAGTTCCATTGTAACAGCCAACTTCAACAGAAGACCGAATAATTGGGCAATAACAGTTAATTCAACAGCAAATCCTCAATATACAGCCGGTGGAAATCTTGCTTTAATTGATGGAATCAACGGAAACATAAACTGGAGAAAAGGTGAATGGCTGGGATATCAGGGACAAAATTTTGAAGCCATTATTGATATGAAATCGCCGCAACAGATCACTAAATTGTCTTCAACATATCTTCAGGACAGCAAAGCATGGGTTTTAATGCCTAAAAAAGTAGAATATTATGCCTCCAACAACGGAAAAGATTATATCCTTCTAAAAACAGTCGACAACACGGTCGATCCGAAAGATGAAACCATACAGATCAAAGATTTTTCTGCTGATATTTTACCGACGGAAGCACGTTATGTAAAAGTAAAAGCTTATTTCTTCGGAAAACTTCCGGAATGGCATCTGGGAGCGGGCGGTGACGCTTACATCTTTGTTGATGAGATTTCTATTAAATAA
- a CDS encoding Mrp/NBP35 family ATP-binding protein produces the protein MLTKEKVQNFLKEIEVDDLVTNFQVMGNDVYIDMTAHSPAMHEKKKLEAAMKQAFASEFGEEVHLKLKIVSPEPSEIQQSQIKGKQIPGIQNIIAIASGKGGVGKSTVSANMAVTLAKMGFKVGLLDADIYGPSVPTMFDTEGQKPISVEIDGKNLMKPIENYGVKMLSIGYFSGANQAVVWRGPMASKALNQMIRDAAWGELDFLLIDLPPGTGDIHLSIIQEVPVTGAVIVSTPQHVALADVRKGIAMFQMESINIPVLGLIENMAYFTPEELPDNKYYIFGKQGAQYLAEDLGIPVLGEIPLIQSIREAGDVGRPAALQENSKIAEIYTETARNMVESLVERNKNLPPTEAVKITTMAGCSPKAKK, from the coding sequence ATGTTGACGAAAGAAAAGGTTCAGAATTTCCTTAAAGAGATAGAAGTTGATGATTTGGTGACCAATTTTCAGGTTATGGGCAATGACGTGTATATAGACATGACGGCTCACTCACCTGCAATGCACGAAAAGAAAAAGCTGGAAGCAGCGATGAAGCAGGCTTTTGCCAGCGAATTTGGTGAAGAGGTTCATTTAAAATTAAAAATCGTTTCTCCGGAACCTAGTGAAATTCAGCAAAGTCAGATCAAAGGGAAGCAGATTCCCGGAATTCAAAATATTATTGCCATCGCTTCCGGAAAGGGAGGTGTTGGTAAGTCTACCGTTTCAGCAAATATGGCGGTTACTTTAGCAAAAATGGGTTTCAAAGTAGGATTATTGGATGCCGATATTTACGGGCCGTCTGTTCCTACCATGTTTGATACGGAAGGTCAGAAGCCGATTTCTGTGGAAATTGACGGTAAAAATTTAATGAAACCTATTGAAAATTACGGCGTGAAAATGCTTTCGATAGGATATTTCTCAGGAGCTAATCAGGCTGTGGTTTGGAGAGGTCCGATGGCTTCAAAAGCTTTAAACCAGATGATCAGGGATGCAGCTTGGGGAGAATTAGATTTTTTACTGATCGATCTGCCTCCGGGAACTGGTGATATCCACTTGTCTATTATTCAGGAAGTTCCTGTAACAGGGGCGGTGATCGTAAGTACACCTCAACACGTGGCTTTGGCAGACGTAAGAAAAGGGATTGCTATGTTCCAGATGGAAAGCATTAATATTCCTGTTCTTGGATTAATAGAAAATATGGCGTATTTTACACCGGAAGAATTACCTGACAATAAATATTATATCTTTGGAAAACAGGGAGCGCAGTATTTAGCTGAAGATCTTGGAATTCCTGTATTGGGAGAGATTCCTTTGATCCAGAGCATTAGGGAAGCAGGAGACGTAGGCAGACCGGCTGCTTTACAGGAAAATTCTAAAATTGCAGAAATCTATACCGAAACTGCCCGAAATATGGTGGAAAGTCTGGTGGAAAGAAATAAAAATCTTCCTCCGACGGAAGCGGTAAAGATCACCACAATGGCGGGATGTTCTCCGAAAGCTAAAAAATAA
- a CDS encoding NifU family protein encodes METNITHEETVTKVMEALESIRPFLNKDGGDIELIDVKDNLVYVKLLGNCSGCSLNFSTLKLGVENTIKQHAPEIEKVISVE; translated from the coding sequence ATGGAAACAAATATAACGCACGAAGAAACAGTAACGAAAGTAATGGAAGCTTTGGAAAGTATCCGACCGTTTTTGAATAAAGACGGAGGCGATATCGAGCTGATTGATGTGAAAGATAACTTGGTTTATGTAAAGCTTTTAGGAAACTGTTCTGGTTGTTCTCTTAATTTTTCAACGTTAAAATTAGGGGTGGAAAATACAATCAAACAACACGCTCCTGAAATCGAGAAAGTAATAAGCGTAGAGTAA